One genomic region from Pirellulales bacterium encodes:
- a CDS encoding NAD-dependent epimerase/dehydratase family protein, whose protein sequence is MHVLVTGATGFIGSAIVRALLARGHAVTGLVRHPARGANLQARGMRIAVGEMTQPITYTPLVAQTQAVIHAAQAKPRGRWTNGKIVAMHRSDATMTRALATECLLQNKPLIYTSGALAHAGGGESWMDESAPLRPCLLARGHAEMVYELWTLHQRHGLQAQVVTPGFVYGPGGFMQETISLLRRGQYRIVGKGANYWGLVQVDDLAQVYVLALERGQAGQNHFVGDDLPLRRAEVICRLAAALGLPRVGNAPGWIVGLLLGFPLVEALNVSLRMRNALVKARLGWQPRYATFDTGLAELLRDLLGNEKLC, encoded by the coding sequence ATGCATGTCCTGGTTACCGGCGCGACCGGATTTATTGGCTCGGCGATTGTCCGAGCGTTATTAGCGCGGGGGCACGCGGTCACGGGACTGGTGCGCCATCCCGCGCGAGGCGCTAACCTGCAGGCGCGGGGAATGCGCATCGCCGTGGGCGAGATGACCCAACCGATAACCTACACCCCGTTGGTGGCCCAAACCCAGGCCGTTATCCATGCCGCCCAGGCCAAACCGCGGGGACGCTGGACGAACGGCAAAATCGTGGCCATGCATCGTTCTGACGCCACCATGACCCGCGCGCTGGCGACCGAGTGCCTGCTGCAAAATAAACCGCTCATCTATACTAGCGGAGCCTTGGCCCATGCTGGCGGAGGAGAGTCGTGGATGGATGAAAGCGCCCCCCTGCGTCCGTGTCTGCTGGCCCGGGGACACGCCGAAATGGTCTACGAACTATGGACCCTCCACCAGCGACACGGCCTGCAAGCACAAGTGGTCACGCCGGGATTTGTGTATGGACCGGGGGGATTTATGCAAGAAACCATCTCCCTGCTGCGGCGCGGCCAATATCGCATTGTGGGCAAGGGGGCAAACTACTGGGGACTGGTGCAGGTGGATGACCTGGCCCAGGTGTACGTCCTAGCGCTCGAGCGCGGCCAAGCGGGGCAGAACCACTTTGTCGGCGACGACCTGCCATTGCGCCGCGCCGAGGTCATTTGCCGCCTGGCCGCCGCCCTGGGTCTGCCGCGCGTGGGAAACGCGCCCGGCTGGATTGTCGGGCTGCTGCTGGGATTTCCCCTGGTCGAGGCGCTGAATGTTTCCCTACGGATGCGCAATGCGCTGGTCAAGGCCCGACTGGGCTGGCAGCCCCGCTACGCGACCTTTGACACGGGTCTGGCGGAGTTGCTGCGGGATCTGTTGGGGAACGAAAAACTCTGCTAG
- a CDS encoding zinc metallopeptidase translates to MFFDPMYFVFLAPALLLALWARTRMMSAYNDASQMPAPLSGAAAARYILDSAGLHHVGVEAVPGQLSDHYDPTAKALRLSQPNFVGRSLSAVGIAAHEAGHAIQDAERYAPLVIRNLAVPAANFGGSGGIGLMLLGAVMQIQPLIWAGLGLFSVVALFQIINLPVEYDASARAKRILVDSGIVPSTEMPHINKVLNAAALTYVAGTLESILTVAYYAMIFLGGGRSQSEE, encoded by the coding sequence ATGTTTTTTGACCCAATGTACTTTGTCTTTTTAGCACCCGCGCTGTTGTTAGCGTTGTGGGCCCGCACGCGCATGATGAGCGCGTATAACGATGCCAGTCAAATGCCCGCCCCGCTGAGCGGCGCCGCGGCGGCGCGGTATATATTGGATTCGGCCGGGTTGCACCATGTCGGCGTCGAGGCCGTGCCGGGACAGTTATCCGACCATTATGATCCCACGGCCAAAGCGCTCCGCCTTAGCCAACCCAACTTTGTCGGACGGTCGCTATCGGCGGTGGGCATCGCCGCGCACGAGGCGGGGCACGCCATTCAAGACGCGGAGCGTTATGCGCCCCTGGTAATCCGAAATTTGGCCGTTCCCGCCGCCAACTTTGGCGGTTCGGGGGGGATTGGCCTGATGCTGCTAGGGGCTGTCATGCAGATTCAACCGCTGATCTGGGCGGGCCTTGGCTTATTTTCGGTCGTCGCGTTATTTCAGATTATCAATTTGCCCGTGGAGTATGACGCCAGCGCCCGGGCCAAGCGGATCCTGGTCGACAGCGGCATCGTCCCCTCGACCGAGATGCCGCACATAAATAAAGTGCTTAATGCCGCCGCGCTGACCTATGTCGCGGGGACCTTAGAGTCAATTTTGACAGTGGCTTACTATGCCATGATCTTTTTAGGCGGGGGACGCAGCCAGTCCGAGGAATAA
- a CDS encoding glucose-6-phosphate isomerase, which produces MTRKFAMTLRFNPTNRELSYDPTACFIPQTGIDKADLAALAPKLEAARAETLADLELWHSGGPVPADKQPLDAGFMDLPDRLLADYKTNRHTSELGRILATAARLREAIDRVVVLGIGGSYMGARALLEACCHPYHNELSRGERGGKPRIYFEGNNVDNDSLQGLLDLLGCNRATPAVATAVEDRWGIVVISKSGGTLETAAAFRLFWNALQKSLGGERSALAEYIVPVTGKSGRLFELSRALGCPEIFDIPDGVGGRFSILTAVGLLPAAVIGIDIVRLLEGAAAMNARYRTAGAFSNRTPLGSNPVLDYVGVCHLLEVQRGATIRILSTWGKGLEAAGMWYDQLLSESLGKKEHGATPLTVVNTRDLHSRGQQHQEGRRDKVITNVISHSVRRDRLAIEASDLDQDKLNELAGKTVPQILTAAIDGTNQAYADDCRPTADLNLPGLDEYSMGQFFQMLMLATVLEGRLIGINPYGQPGVEGYKKHMQKNLRG; this is translated from the coding sequence TTGACCCGCAAATTTGCCATGACGTTGCGCTTTAATCCCACCAATCGCGAGCTTTCTTACGATCCCACGGCCTGTTTCATCCCCCAAACGGGCATCGACAAGGCCGACCTGGCGGCCCTAGCCCCCAAACTCGAAGCCGCCCGCGCGGAAACCCTGGCCGATCTCGAGTTGTGGCACTCCGGGGGTCCCGTCCCCGCCGACAAACAGCCGTTGGACGCGGGATTCATGGATTTGCCCGACCGCCTCCTGGCCGATTACAAGACCAACCGCCACACCAGCGAATTGGGCCGCATTTTAGCCACGGCCGCCCGCCTGCGCGAGGCGATCGATCGCGTCGTGGTGTTGGGCATTGGCGGATCGTACATGGGCGCCCGGGCACTGCTAGAGGCTTGCTGCCACCCCTACCATAATGAACTGTCCCGGGGTGAACGGGGAGGCAAACCCAGGATTTACTTTGAAGGAAACAACGTCGATAACGACAGCCTGCAGGGGTTGCTGGATCTCTTGGGCTGCAACCGCGCCACGCCAGCGGTGGCAACCGCCGTTGAAGACCGCTGGGGAATCGTGGTGATTAGCAAAAGCGGCGGCACCCTGGAAACCGCCGCCGCGTTTCGCCTGTTTTGGAATGCCCTGCAAAAATCCCTGGGTGGGGAACGCTCGGCCTTGGCGGAATACATTGTCCCTGTCACCGGTAAAAGCGGCCGCCTTTTTGAACTGAGTCGCGCGCTGGGCTGTCCGGAGATCTTTGATATTCCCGATGGCGTCGGCGGGCGGTTTTCAATCTTAACCGCCGTGGGCCTGTTGCCAGCCGCGGTGATTGGCATCGATATTGTCCGCTTGCTGGAAGGAGCTGCCGCCATGAATGCGCGCTATCGCACGGCGGGGGCGTTTAGCAATCGCACCCCACTGGGTTCCAACCCCGTGCTTGATTACGTCGGCGTGTGCCATTTACTAGAAGTCCAGCGAGGCGCGACCATCCGCATCCTGAGCACCTGGGGGAAGGGGCTCGAGGCCGCGGGGATGTGGTACGACCAACTCCTCAGCGAAAGCCTGGGTAAGAAAGAACATGGAGCAACGCCACTGACCGTGGTCAACACGCGCGACCTGCATTCCCGCGGCCAACAACACCAAGAAGGGCGCCGGGACAAGGTCATCACCAACGTCATTTCCCATAGCGTGCGGCGCGACCGGCTGGCCATCGAAGCTAGCGATTTGGACCAGGACAAGCTTAATGAACTTGCGGGCAAGACCGTCCCTCAGATCCTGACCGCCGCGATCGACGGCACCAACCAGGCCTACGCGGATGATTGCCGTCCCACCGCCGACCTAAACTTACCTGGTTTGGATGAATACTCGATGGGACAGTTTTTTCAAATGTTGATGCTGGCCACCGTGCTTGAGGGGCGTTTGATTGGCATCAATCCTTACGGGCAGCCAGGCGTGGAAGGCTACAAAAAGCACATGCAAAAGAATCTAAGGGGCTGA